A genome region from Nocardiopsis exhalans includes the following:
- a CDS encoding metal ABC transporter permease: MDGLIALVEWFTVPMQFEFVQRALLVSVVAGVVCAVLSCWMTLVGWSLMGDAVSHAVLPGVVLSYMFGLPFALGALVFGAGSVALIGVVNRTSRVKEDAVIGVVFTAMFALGLVMVSRVPSQTDLSHILFGNVLGVSDSDILQVLVLAAVVLVVVWYKHRDLTMYAFDPVHAHAIGVNPRLLETLLLGLLSVTVVVALQAVGIILVVAMVIIPGATAYLLTDRFERMLMISAAVAFFAAVAGVFTSFHLNVSTGGCIVLAQAFAFTLAYLFSPHQGVLWKGRAARALRARGGRGTRAIG; the protein is encoded by the coding sequence GTGGACGGCCTGATCGCGCTCGTGGAGTGGTTCACCGTGCCCATGCAGTTCGAGTTCGTCCAGCGCGCGCTCCTGGTGAGCGTGGTCGCGGGCGTGGTCTGCGCGGTGCTCTCCTGCTGGATGACCCTGGTGGGCTGGTCGCTGATGGGGGACGCGGTCTCGCACGCGGTCCTGCCCGGCGTGGTGCTCTCCTACATGTTCGGACTGCCCTTCGCCCTGGGCGCCCTGGTGTTCGGCGCCGGTTCGGTGGCACTGATCGGCGTGGTCAACCGCACCTCCAGGGTCAAGGAGGACGCGGTGATCGGCGTGGTCTTCACCGCCATGTTCGCCCTGGGCCTGGTGATGGTCTCGCGGGTGCCCAGCCAGACCGACCTCAGCCACATCCTGTTCGGCAACGTCCTGGGGGTCTCCGACTCCGACATCCTCCAGGTGCTGGTCCTGGCCGCCGTGGTGCTGGTGGTGGTCTGGTACAAGCACCGCGACCTGACCATGTACGCCTTCGACCCGGTCCACGCCCACGCCATCGGCGTCAACCCGCGCCTGCTGGAGACCCTGCTGCTGGGGCTGCTGTCGGTGACGGTGGTGGTGGCGTTGCAGGCCGTGGGCATCATCCTGGTCGTGGCCATGGTGATCATCCCGGGCGCCACCGCCTACCTGCTCACCGACCGCTTCGAGCGGATGCTGATGATCTCCGCGGCGGTCGCCTTCTTCGCCGCGGTGGCGGGGGTGTTCACCAGTTTCCACCTGAACGTGTCCACCGGCGGCTGCATCGTGCTGGCCCAGGCGTTCGCGTTCACCCTGGCCTACCTGTTCTCGCCCCACCAGGGCGTGCTCTGGAAGGGACGCGCCGCCCGGGCGCTGAGGGCCCGCGGGGGTCGCGGGACCCGCGCCATCGGCTGA